A genome region from Tolypothrix sp. PCC 7712 includes the following:
- a CDS encoding F0F1 ATP synthase subunit gamma has product MPNLKAIRDRIQSVKNTKKITEAMRLVAAARVRRAQEQVLATRPFADKLAQVLYGLQTRLRFEEANLPLLKKREVKTVGLLVIAGDRGLCGGYNSNVIRRAENRAKELQAEGINYKFVLVGRKSIQYFQRRDQPIDATYSGLEQIPTAAEATKIADELLSLFLSESVDRIELIYTRFVSLVSSRPVVQTLLPLDPQGLEAADDEIFRLTTRGGQFEVERQKVTTEARPFPRDMIFEQDPVQILDSLLPLYLGNQLLRALQESAASELAARMTAMNNASDNAGELIRTLSLSYNKARQAAITQELLEVVGGAEALT; this is encoded by the coding sequence ATGCCCAATCTTAAAGCAATACGCGATCGCATTCAGTCGGTCAAAAACACCAAAAAAATCACAGAAGCCATGCGGCTGGTAGCGGCGGCGAGAGTACGCCGGGCGCAAGAACAAGTATTAGCTACCCGTCCATTTGCTGATAAATTAGCGCAAGTTTTATATGGTTTGCAAACCCGTCTGCGGTTTGAAGAAGCCAACTTGCCCCTGCTGAAAAAACGGGAAGTTAAAACAGTCGGGCTGTTAGTCATTGCAGGCGATCGCGGTCTGTGTGGCGGTTACAATAGTAACGTCATTCGCCGTGCCGAAAATCGTGCCAAGGAACTCCAAGCCGAAGGTATTAATTACAAATTTGTGTTGGTAGGACGTAAGTCTATCCAATACTTTCAACGCCGTGACCAACCCATTGATGCTACCTACAGCGGTTTAGAACAAATTCCTACCGCCGCAGAAGCCACAAAGATTGCTGACGAATTGCTGTCTTTGTTCCTGTCGGAAAGTGTAGACCGCATCGAATTAATCTACACCCGATTTGTTTCCTTAGTGAGCTCACGTCCAGTTGTGCAAACCCTACTTCCTTTAGATCCTCAAGGTTTAGAAGCCGCAGATGACGAAATCTTCCGCTTAACAACCCGTGGTGGTCAATTTGAAGTAGAACGCCAAAAAGTGACTACCGAAGCCCGTCCTTTCCCCCGTGACATGATTTTTGAACAAGATCCAGTACAAATTCTGGATTCATTATTGCCTTTATATTTGGGTAACCAGCTATTACGGGCATTACAAGAATCAGCCGCTAGTGAACTAGCCGCACGGATGACGGCGATGAACAACGCCAGTGACAACGCCGGTGAATTGATTAGAACCCTATCGTTGTCTTACAACAAAGCTCGACAAGCTGCAATTACTCAAGAACTTCTAGAAGTTGTTGGTGGTGCTGAAGCATTAACTTAG
- the atpH gene encoding ATP synthase F1 subunit delta, whose protein sequence is MKSNVETAEVAQPYAQALMSIAQSQNLTEEFGEDARALLNLLKNSAPLQNLIDNPFIQPEKKKAVITQILGDGANQYLRRFLQLLVDKRRIFFLEAILQQYLALLRQLNQTVLAEVTSAVPLTEAQQQAVKDKVLSITNARQVELEIKTDRDLIGGLIIKVGSQVIDASLRGQLRRLSLRLSSS, encoded by the coding sequence CTGATGTCAATTGCTCAATCCCAAAATCTGACGGAAGAATTTGGTGAAGATGCGCGCGCATTGCTGAATTTGTTGAAAAATTCAGCGCCACTGCAAAACTTAATTGACAACCCTTTTATTCAGCCTGAAAAGAAAAAAGCAGTAATCACTCAAATATTGGGTGATGGCGCAAATCAGTACTTACGCAGATTTTTGCAGCTGCTGGTAGACAAGCGCCGGATTTTCTTCTTGGAAGCGATTTTGCAGCAGTATTTAGCGTTGTTGCGCCAGCTGAATCAAACCGTGTTAGCGGAAGTTACTTCAGCTGTTCCCCTCACAGAAGCTCAACAACAAGCTGTAAAAGACAAGGTTTTGTCCATCACTAATGCTCGCCAAGTAGAACTGGAAATCAAAACCGACCGTGATTTAATTGGTGGTTTGATCATTAAAGTAGGATCGCAGGTAATTGACGCTAGTTTACGGGGTCAGTTGCGCCGCCTTTCTTTGCGCTTAAGCAGTTCATAG
- a CDS encoding DUF1624 domain-containing protein: MDIYSNASSNDPKNDDQIRTKRLVSIDLLRGLVMVLMTLDHTRDFFSNVRFNALDIEQSNIFLFLTRWMTHLCAPSFIFLAGVAAYLSLKRGKTKQELARFLLIRGFWLIFLELTVVSLAWTFSPGTFMAGVLWAIGWSMVVLALLIQFPMRNLAIFGVLLIIGHNLLDSVQAKQLGNFGFLWSFLHERAMFVSTSGIRFFLVYPLIPWVGVMVCGYAFGYVMTKTKTQRLRWLQNLGWGLIFSFVVIRGINIYGDPKPWLIQSTFLKTILSFLNCNKYPPSLAYLLITLGIAFLLLYIFENQNLSVLKPLIIFGRVPLFFYIIHLWLIHFSAILLALPKYGLKAITLPYLLSSAMPKDYGYDLQYVYLVWIFIVFILYLICNWYAKYKVKNKSWWLQFL; this comes from the coding sequence ATGGATATATATTCAAATGCTTCTAGTAACGACCCTAAAAATGATGATCAAATCAGAACTAAACGCCTCGTATCGATAGATTTACTACGTGGTTTGGTGATGGTTTTGATGACATTAGACCATACCAGAGATTTTTTTTCTAATGTTCGTTTTAATGCGTTGGATATAGAACAATCAAATATTTTTCTATTTTTGACGAGATGGATGACCCATTTATGTGCCCCTTCATTCATTTTCCTTGCAGGTGTGGCTGCTTATCTTTCCTTAAAAAGAGGAAAAACAAAGCAAGAGCTAGCTCGTTTTCTATTGATAAGGGGATTTTGGCTAATATTTTTGGAATTAACTGTAGTTAGTTTGGCATGGACATTTTCTCCTGGTACTTTTATGGCAGGAGTACTATGGGCAATTGGTTGGTCTATGGTTGTTTTAGCACTACTAATCCAGTTCCCCATGAGAAATCTAGCTATATTTGGAGTCCTACTGATTATTGGACATAATTTGCTTGATAGTGTGCAAGCTAAACAACTAGGAAATTTTGGCTTTCTTTGGTCATTTCTTCACGAGCGGGCAATGTTTGTATCGACATCAGGAATTCGCTTTTTCTTGGTGTATCCACTTATCCCTTGGGTTGGAGTAATGGTATGTGGCTATGCCTTTGGATATGTGATGACTAAAACCAAGACTCAACGCCTCCGTTGGTTACAAAATTTGGGTTGGGGTTTAATTTTTAGCTTTGTAGTTATCAGAGGGATAAACATTTATGGTGATCCGAAACCTTGGTTAATTCAATCTACATTTTTGAAAACTATATTATCATTCCTCAATTGCAATAAATATCCCCCATCATTAGCTTATTTATTAATTACACTTGGGATAGCTTTTTTGCTACTTTATATATTTGAAAATCAAAACTTATCAGTTCTCAAACCTCTGATTATTTTTGGGAGGGTACCATTATTCTTTTACATTATTCATCTTTGGTTGATACATTTTTCTGCCATTTTGCTAGCCTTACCCAAATATGGATTGAAGGCAATAACTCTGCCCTATCTATTATCTAGCGCTATGCCAAAAGATTATGGATATGATTTACAGTATGTTTATCTTGTATGGATTTTCATAGTTTTTATTCTTTATCTAATATGTAATTGGTATGCTAAGTACAAGGTAAAGAATAAATCTTGGTGGTTACAATTTTTATAA
- the atpA gene encoding F0F1 ATP synthase subunit alpha has translation MSISIRPDEISSIIQQQIEQYDQDVKVANVGTVLQVGDGIARIYGLEKAMAGELLEFEDGTVGIAQNLEEDNVGAVLMGEGREIQEGSSVTATGRIAQVPVGEALIGRVVDALGRPIDGKGDIKSSESRLIESPAPGIIARRSVHEPMQTGITAIDSMIPIGRGQRELIIGDRQTGKTAIAIDTIINQKGEDVVCVYVAVGQKASTVANVVQTLQDKGAMDYTVVVAANASDPATLQFLAPYTGATIAEYFMYRGKATLVIYDDLSKQAQAYRQMSLLLRRPPGREAYPGDVFYIHSRLLERAAKLSDELGKGSMTALPIIETQAGDVSAYIPTNVISITDGQIFLSSDLFNAGIRPAVNPGISVSRVGSAAQTKAMKKVAGKIKLELAQFDDLQAFAQFASDLDKATQDQLARGQRLRELLKQPQNDPLSVYEQVAILYAGINGYLDDIAVDKVTSFTKGLRDYLKTGKPQYAEAVKSSKALGDAEEAALKEALTEFKKTFKATA, from the coding sequence ATGAGCATTTCAATCAGACCTGACGAAATTAGTAGCATTATTCAACAGCAAATCGAGCAATACGACCAAGATGTCAAAGTTGCTAACGTCGGTACCGTATTACAAGTAGGTGACGGTATTGCCCGGATCTATGGTCTGGAAAAGGCTATGGCTGGGGAGCTATTGGAATTTGAAGACGGCACAGTTGGCATCGCCCAAAACTTAGAAGAAGACAACGTGGGCGCGGTGTTAATGGGTGAAGGTCGGGAAATTCAAGAAGGTAGCTCTGTAACCGCTACTGGAAGAATTGCCCAAGTACCCGTAGGGGAAGCTTTGATTGGACGAGTTGTTGATGCATTAGGTCGTCCCATCGATGGCAAGGGAGATATCAAGTCTTCAGAAAGCCGTTTGATTGAATCTCCAGCTCCTGGTATTATCGCTCGTCGTTCTGTACACGAACCGATGCAAACCGGGATTACAGCTATCGACTCCATGATTCCCATCGGTCGCGGTCAGCGCGAGTTAATCATTGGTGACCGTCAAACTGGGAAAACCGCGATCGCAATTGACACCATCATCAACCAAAAAGGTGAAGATGTCGTTTGTGTCTACGTTGCCGTTGGTCAAAAAGCTTCCACCGTTGCTAACGTTGTCCAAACACTGCAAGACAAAGGCGCAATGGACTACACCGTAGTCGTCGCCGCTAACGCCAGTGACCCTGCAACTCTACAATTCCTCGCTCCTTACACCGGAGCCACCATTGCTGAGTACTTCATGTACAGAGGCAAAGCTACTCTCGTCATTTACGATGACCTTTCCAAGCAAGCCCAAGCTTATCGGCAAATGTCCTTGCTGCTACGTCGTCCACCCGGACGGGAAGCTTACCCCGGAGACGTATTCTACATTCACTCTCGCTTATTAGAAAGAGCAGCGAAGCTGAGTGATGAATTGGGTAAAGGTAGCATGACCGCCCTGCCAATCATCGAAACCCAAGCAGGTGACGTATCTGCATACATCCCCACCAACGTAATTTCGATTACCGACGGTCAGATCTTCTTGTCTTCTGACTTGTTTAACGCTGGTATCCGTCCGGCGGTAAACCCTGGTATCTCCGTATCCCGTGTAGGTTCTGCGGCGCAAACCAAGGCAATGAAGAAAGTTGCCGGTAAGATTAAATTGGAACTAGCACAATTTGACGACCTGCAAGCCTTCGCACAATTTGCTTCTGACTTAGATAAAGCTACCCAAGATCAGTTGGCCAGAGGTCAACGCTTACGGGAACTCTTGAAGCAGCCCCAAAATGACCCTCTGTCCGTATACGAGCAAGTAGCAATTCTCTACGCAGGTATCAACGGTTATTTAGATGATATCGCTGTAGACAAAGTTACTAGCTTCACCAAAGGTCTCCGCGATTACTTGAAGACCGGCAAACCTCAGTACGCTGAAGCAGTGAAATCTTCCAAAGCACTGGGTGACGCAGAAGAAGCTGCTTTAAAGGAAGCGCTAACCGAATTCAAAAAGACCTTCAAAGCAACAGCGTAA